GGAGGCAAAAGCACAAATGCATCACACTTATTCACATTCTGCAGCAGTCCACTAGACTTGCTTCCTACAATGGCATTCCACCCTGATTGGTTTGCTGTAAGCATCAACACCTGCACTAGACTGGAGTCAGGCTCAGGTGTGATAATGCCCAGCTTTCCTTGTTGTCGTACCTTAGGTAATGTACGGTGCAAGATTTCCCATGACAGCACAAAGTAGGACACACATGGTACTTCCTTGAGAAATGGAAGCTTCTTTGTGCTGTAGCAGGCAGCTTCGGGAATCACAATCTTGGAGGATGCAGCTACAGGGTAACATGAAACGACATGATCTCCCACTTTCAGCTTGCTCACATCCCTCCCGACAGCTGTAACAGTACCACTGAAGTCGAGAGCCAGAAGCTTGTGGTTCtgagatgtgtgtttgttccAGTACATGGTCTGACCAAAAGATAGATCAGAGACACTGACAGGGTAGTAATCTGATGAGTGAACACAGATTTTACTCAGCTGAATTTCAACGGTTTGCTTCTGGATTTGGGCCCCAGAGTCATTGGAAGGAATGGCAGACAAGCCTGTCATTCTGTAAGGGTCAGCAGTCTGCAGGACAAACTGCTTGGGCTCTGAAGAGTGGACTTTTCTTGCAGGACCCTCTATAGTCTTGAGGGTTGTGCGTGCAATGGAGACTGAATAAATCTGGCCATTTCTTACAATCAGCTCTGGGTATTTGCTGCAAGGGTATGAGGCAATAACCTCACCCAATGCACTTATGTCCTCAGCAGAAACAGAGCCAACATCAACCAACTGAAAAGAGAGATTTGCGACCTCTGCTGCGCAGGCGCGAGTCATGCCTGAGAGCACAAAGCCCGGGCTGATGTGGTCCActgttttctctgctgctttGTAGGTGATCGTTCTTATTGGGTATTTAAAGTTTTCCTCTTTCAGCCTGACAACAATTTGACGGAAGAGCTCACAGCATTCCGCCATCTGCTCCCCCATGTTCTCCGTTTTCTGCTCACTGAGGTTTTGAATGCCCCACATGAACAAAACCTCCTTGTAGGTCTGGTCAACGTCTAGCGCATGCAGTTTCGAGAGAAAATCAGGTCCATCAAAGCTGGAAATCATTCTCAAGTCTGGATAGGAAATGTAAGTAGACTTTGGGTGTAGGTACTGCTGGAGAGCTTTGGATACTCCAGACTGATCTGCAAAGACTAAAGCCTTGGGCCTGTGGCTGGAGCTGAtctgctgatctgagatcaggtTGAATTCATTGTGAAAGAAGAGCTCTTCAGCAACATTAGAACTGCCTCCTAGATAGGAAATCCTCACATGTTTTAGCTCAACTAAAACGCgaccctctctgtctgtgaaacagCCACAGACTTCAAAGTGACTGGATCCTACATCGGTGGCCCGTAAATACATGACCATTTCCTCCTGTAGCGAATCTGAAACTACCACACTGCCTATGGATGATGGGAATCCAGGCCTGGACATGAACTTGTTCCCTGCAATGATGGCCGCCATTTGCATGAAATAGTCAAACACCACTGGGTGGATGCAGTAGTCATGCAGCTGAGGCAGCAGTTCATCTGGAACCTTAACTGAGGACACGACCTCATCTAATTCTTCCCCATAGAACACATCTCCAAGGTTCTTGAACACTGAGTCATACTCGAACCCTCCCTGAGCAAGATGCGAGTAGAATTCCTCCGACTGCAGTACAGCTGTGCATCTCTTGAAAACACGGTCCAACAAGATGGCCTGCTCTTCAGATGATCTCCCTCTCTTGCAGTCTATGGTTCCGGATGCATAGGCTGCAAGCGGGGAAAAGATCTGAAACCGTGTCTCATTCTCGGCTGTCTCAAGCTTAACTTTAAGCTCAGGAGAATTCTTGCTCACAATGAAAGGGCCTTTGAAATTGATGCTCAGCTGTAATGAGCTTAGAGGCACTTTTCCTCTGACGCTTCCCATGAAGGACGCCAGGCCCAGTTCAACATAGAAGGCGCCCGGGAGTATGGGAACGCCATTGTTTTTGTGATCATGCAGATAGGATGTTGAATCAGATGCAATGTTGCAGCTGAATTCTTTGCCATCATGACTGGTCTGAATTAGAACAGGGTGGAACGCTTCACTGCCATTTCTCACAAGTTCAAAGTGCACGTTGTTCTCTGGACAGTCAAACTGATACCGGGGGAAAGGTGTAGGTGGTGCCTCACACCCTCTGTAAAACTGGTCCCAGTTTACTTGTACCCCCAGCTCAAACAGTTTGGACACAACAGTCAGCAGCGTCTCACGGTCTTTATCTGGCTGCACAGAGGGGAaaactgtgacatcatttcccAATGTCTCCATGATGTTCCTCTGCAGGGCCCTTCTGGGACCTATCTCTACAAAGACTACGTTCTTCTTGTCTTTGGTTGCTGATTTCACTGCTTGCTCAAATGATACAGGCTCACGAACATTTCTGGCCCAGTATTTCCCTGTGCTGAAATCCCCTTGAGAACACACCTTTCCTGTCACAGTTGAAAACAGCTCTGCCTCCATTTTGTTCTCTTGCAAAGAACCTATGTTTTCAACTATTTGGGCCAAGATAGGATCCATCATGTGGCTATGGTAAGCAGTAGGGACATCTAAAATGTGGAGGAACAGATTCTTGCTGTTAAGTGAAGTTTTAAGCTTCTGATGAAGACTCTCTACAGCACCTGCATCACCTGACAGGGTGCAGGACTGAGGGCTGTTGAAGGCAGCCAAGCAGACCTTCCCAGAGTAGGCAGGGAGGAGCGTCAGTATTTCTGACACCTCTACATTGCTGACAACGAGCATTTTCCCTCCTGTGACCCTGCTCTGCAACACACTGCGGAAGTAGATGACCTTCACTGCATCTTCAAGAGACAACAGACCAGAGCAGTGGGCAGCAGCCACCTCTCCTACAGAATGGCCAAGAATGGCATCAGGTCTGATACCCCAGTGCTTTAGAAGGCTGACAATGGCAACCTGGATGGCAAAGAGAAGGGGTTGGGCAACATCTGGTTTTGAGTAATCCTCATTATCATGATCATGTTCCAGCTTTGACAGAATGCCAATATCTTTGTAATTTTGGAAGACACTGTCAACCTCTTTCaccttttctctgaaaacaactTCCTCCCTCAACAGCTGTGTACACATCCCCCTGTAGTTC
The nucleotide sequence above comes from Megalops cyprinoides isolate fMegCyp1 chromosome 2, fMegCyp1.pri, whole genome shotgun sequence. Encoded proteins:
- the LOC118771911 gene encoding highly reducing polyketide synthase cm3B-like, yielding MEDKDDDIAVVGIGCHFPGGEGLDSFWKVLLEGKNCAVQIPNERFDSAFWYDPDENKAGKSCTAKAALIEGLNSFDHKFFGITEDEAVQMDPQQKLLLECTYRALEDAGIPMEKASGTKTGVFVGMMNRDFELSISTYSVSAINHYVGTGTQMSIAANRISYTFNFTGPSFAIDCACSSSLVALHCAAQAIRQGDCEMAVCGGVCCILEPRVFVALSKAKMISPEGTSKPFSSRADGYGRGEGCGIVLLKPLKKALQDFDHIWGIISRTAVNQDGRSVTPITKPSMAQQEELLKSIYCAPVGPLHVQYIEAHGTGTPVGDPTEAGSISKVIAKARPPGSDPLCIGSVKGNIGHTESAAGVAGLIKVLLMMHHETFVPTLFYSEDGASIDGKALNLKIPTRVEKWEKTGPMGRAAGINNFGFGGTNAHAIIREYRQTCVHENQKSENQNLQVFVLSAASPKSLKMMVEDTAQNINRKNTVDLPTLVYTSACRRSHIKHRYRQAIVTSSLSDLQEKLKSTLSKKIDPTRPGTSLVFVCCGNGVNYRGMCTQLLREEVVFREKVKEVDSVFQNYKDIGILSKLEHDHDNEDYSKPDVAQPLLFAIQVAIVSLLKHWGIRPDAILGHSVGEVAAAHCSGLLSLEDAVKVIYFRSVLQSRVTGGKMLVVSNVEVSEILTLLPAYSGKVCLAAFNSPQSCTLSGDAGAVESLHQKLKTSLNSKNLFLHILDVPTAYHSHMMDPILAQIVENIGSLQENKMEAELFSTVTGKVCSQGDFSTGKYWARNVREPVSFEQAVKSATKDKKNVVFVEIGPRRALQRNIMETLGNDVTVFPSVQPDKDRETLLTVVSKLFELGVQVNWDQFYRGCEAPPTPFPRYQFDCPENNVHFELVRNGSEAFHPVLIQTSHDGKEFSCNIASDSTSYLHDHKNNGVPILPGAFYVELGLASFMGSVRGKVPLSSLQLSINFKGPFIVSKNSPELKVKLETAENETRFQIFSPLAAYASGTIDCKRGRSSEEQAILLDRVFKRCTAVLQSEEFYSHLAQGGFEYDSVFKNLGDVFYGEELDEVVSSVKVPDELLPQLHDYCIHPVVFDYFMQMAAIIAGNKFMSRPGFPSSIGSVVVSDSLQEEMVMYLRATDVGSSHFEVCGCFTDREGRVLVELKHVRISYLGGSSNVAEELFFHNEFNLISDQQISSSHRPKALVFADQSGVSKALQQYLHPKSTYISYPDLRMISSFDGPDFLSKLHALDVDQTYKEVLFMWGIQNLSEQKTENMGEQMAECCELFRQIVVRLKEENFKYPIRTITYKAAEKTVDHISPGFVLSGMTRACAAEVANLSFQLVDVGSVSAEDISALGEVIASYPCSKYPELIVRNGQIYSVSIARTTLKTIEGPARKVHSSEPKQFVLQTADPYRMTGLSAIPSNDSGAQIQKQTVEIQLSKICVHSSDYYPVSVSDLSFGQTMYWNKHTSQNHKLLALDFSGTVTAVGRDVSKLKVGDHVVSCYPVAASSKIVIPEAACYSTKKLPFLKEVPCVSYFVLSWEILHRTLPKVRQQGKLGIITPEPDSSLVQVLMLTANQSGWNAIVGSKSSGLLQNVNKCDAFVLLPPFDASLVAKACSVSTARNIVVVCDNQVSPALSLNIFRSESENVCIQILQVANVFQKAQLKKQKAHIYNWLKSMHLNKKSLQLQSSPFQRRTSGIIDILPLDESESYFASVTKSVITLNGTANVSDIPVLEKQKLKFQKNSVYVVTGGLSGLGFETVKFIAQRGGGCIVILSRRAPTAEMQVEINNIHNIYGASVISLQCDISVFEQVTKAFAAIGQRFPSCPIRGVFHSAVVLQDGLLETLDKSHFEKVLKPKANGALNLHHATKECKLDYFVCYSSISSFIGNASQSSYSAANSFLDMFCHYRRSLGLAGQSINWGGLNLGLLLNRDSLQKFLEARGIVIMQTTEIHEGLEHCLLQNNPQQVVCKFNFRNLTTHVLSQNASLNARLSALSAEEVKNAIATNSRVQQYIPSSPDDYIRSLLCEISYVEISELNDDSSLTGLGIDSMLAMTLQNRIFQDRGVTVPLVNLLDPNSTLSNLVSILKEGREEEFQGEIQNFALTQSDKTDDEYTEL